In one window of Myxocyprinus asiaticus isolate MX2 ecotype Aquarium Trade chromosome 43, UBuf_Myxa_2, whole genome shotgun sequence DNA:
- the LOC127433427 gene encoding trace amine-associated receptor 13c-like, translating to MKGQEGEQNKPLTEGDLLMAYETEDHETQYCFPAINSSCIKGKRSKYEYNIMYVFVSLLSAWTVFLNLLVIISISHFKKLHTPTNLLILSLAVNDLLVGIIVIPVEGIKLIETCWYFGHNFCGIFILTIALLFSASLSNLIFIAVDRFIAVCYPLLYPQKITMTKTILIICLCWFCSLTYNITGLISNGYVDISNKTDVCYGQCFIVANFAWRVTDLFLSFVFPCIGIITLYLRIFYVVHKQVKVINSLVKFGKSVMESSVRRKSESKAALTLGIIVTVYLLCWIPYYILSVTYTENAFTIMNFLTWALYVNSGLNPLIYALFYRWFKMSVKHILTLRISQPSSSLLNIFTDVV from the coding sequence ATGAAAGGACAAGAAGGAGAGCAAAATAAACCCCTAACAGAAGGAGACTTACTGATGGCCTATGAGACAGAGGATCATGAGACTCAGTACTGCTTTCCTGCCATTAACTCATCATGTATCAAGGGAAAACGCtctaaatatgaatataatatcatGTATGTGTTTGTATCATTGCTGTCAGCATGGACTGTGTTTTTGAACCTGCTGGTGATCATCTCCATCTCTCACTTCAAGAAGCTCCATACTCCAACCAACCTGCTCATCCTCTCTCTGGCTGTGAACGACCTGCTTGTTGGAATTATTGTGATACCTGTGGAGGGCATCAAATTAATTGAGACATGCTGGTACTTTGGACACAATTTCTGTGGAATTTTTATATTAACCATCGCACTGCTTTTCTCTGCATCACTtagtaatttaatttttattgctGTTGATCGTTTTATTGCTGTGTGTTACCCTTTACTGTACCCACAGAAAATAACCATGACTAAAACCATACTTATCATCTGTCTTTGCTGGTTTTGCTCCTTAACATATAACATTACCGGACTGATAAGTAATGGATATGTTGACATATCGAACAAAACAGATGTATGTTATGGACAGTGCTTCATAGTGGCTAATTTTGCCTGGAGGGTCACTGATCTGTTCTTGTCCTTCGTGTTTCCATGTATTGGGATCATAACATTATATTTGAGGATATTTTATGTTGTGCATAAGCAAGTGAAAGTTATAAACTCTCTGGTGAAATTTGGTAAAAGTGTAATGGAAAGTTCAGTGAGGAGGAAATCTGAGAGCAAGGCTGCTCTAACATTAGGAATCATTGTGACAGTTTATCTGCTTTGCTGGATCCCATACTATATTTTGTCTGTAACATATACTGAAAATGCTTTCACAATAATGAATTTTCTAACATGGGCCTTGTATGTTAATTCAGGTCTGAATCCTCTTATCTATGCTTTATTTTACAGGTGgtttaaaatgtcagttaaacACATCTTAACTCTCAGAATAAGTCAGCCATCATCCTCTCTGCTGAACATTTTTACAGATGTTGTATGA